A DNA window from Solanum lycopersicum chromosome 3, SLM_r2.1 contains the following coding sequences:
- the LOC138347557 gene encoding uncharacterized protein, whose product MVQIRTELGLVLKHVTGGPEKINAFNYFAKPPHPNDECYYAEDTYAVNEQTGGFRPSTQGLIQDNWHQGQGNQGRNYGNYNREGHYVRDGSYNRDNNFNKGNYAYKNNRNEPYVPPQNREDTSRDGGDSMARVKDMLHKIMRSFDASDEHINELRGDLASIGQKDDTHAILIKHIELQMAQLSATVNTWQPGTIPSNTFQNPNNNVHYMAITTRGDKKTIDPPMPSTKENVRKDNDNVVKGSGEAEECNRKDAEVPMKVIPMPRPPPPFPQRLVRKNEDGRYRCFITMLKKFSINVPLVDALEQVTGYAKFMKDLVTKKRSITFEDDDRLQHCSAIATRSLVQKKEYSGAFTIPCTVGSLHFAKALCDLRATINLMPLSIYKKLGLGDPKSTTMRLLMDDRIVKRPIGIVHDVLVKVESFNFPADFVIPDCEVDF is encoded by the coding sequence ATGGTTCAGAttagaactgagcttgggttggtactaaaacatgtcacagggggtccagaaaagataaatgcattcAACTACTTCGCTAAACCACCACAtcctaatgatgagtgctattatgcggaggacacttatgcagtgaatgagcagacggggggttttcgACCAAGTACCCAAGGCTTAATTCAAGataattggcaccaaggtcaagggaatCAAGGCcgaaactatggtaactacaaccgtgagggtcattatgttcgagatggaagctacaaccgcgacaacaactttaacaaggGTAACTATGCTTATAAAAACAACAGGAATgaaccctatgttcctcctcaaaatcgtgaagatacttctagggatggtggagatagtatggcgcgagttaaggatatgttgcacaaaattatGAGGAgtttcgatgctagtgatgagcatattaatgagttaaggggtgatttagctagtattgggcaaaaagatgatacacatgcaattttgattaaacatatcgagttgcaaatggcccaattatctgcgacagtgaacacatgGCAACCAGGCACTATTCCTAGCAACACTTTTCAAAATCCAAATAATAATGTGCACtatatggcaatcactactcggggtgatAAGAAAACCAtcgacccacctatgccgtctactaaggaaaatgtgagaaaggataatgataatgtggtaaagggtagtggtgaagcagaggaatgTAAtagaaaagatgcagaagtacctatgaaggtaattcccatgcctaggccaccaccacctttccctcagagattagtgagaAAGAACGAGGATGGTAGATATCGgtgtttcataacaatgttgaagaagtTTTCTATCAACGTTCCTTTGGTAGATGCTCTAGAACAAGTGACCGGttatgcaaaatttatgaaagatcttgtcaccaagaaaagatcgatcacttttgaagatgatgatagactgcagcattgtagtgcgattgctacaagatccctcgtacaaaagaaagaatattcGGGTGCatttactattccttgtacagttgggtcattacattttgcgaaagcattgtGTGATCTCAGGGcaaccataaatctcatgcccctctcaatttacaaaaagttgggtttgggggatccaaaatccactacgatgcggctactgatggatGATCGGATAGTGAAACGGCCCATAGGCATagtccatgatgtgctagtaaaagttgaGTCATTCaactttccggctgattttgttattcctgattgtgaggtcgatttttaa